From Channa argus isolate prfri chromosome 18, Channa argus male v1.0, whole genome shotgun sequence, the proteins below share one genomic window:
- the pla2g3 gene encoding group 3 secretory phospholipase A2, whose translation MTHIAPVLTVVLASSLLTWTGAEATIFCSWTKVLPSEEVHVSFVRQGSSSLQLYHGVWSGGERALLSCSRSGDVAVIQSYLSRCRERAQGFSDHPDGTVDLSSILEDEGQCLSVDSPEVARHEGRTGKRLIRSVADPPAPHMSEGQDESSEVRSHQRVKRGFIVPGTLWCGSGNKALSYEDLGVFGDTDSCCREHDQCKHTILSFHSDFGVFNTNIFTMSHCDCDNRFRSCLMEANDSISSVVGYTFFNLLKMHCFEFSHRLQCTQRNWFGMCKETKMALYAEVHPPTQYETTGATEVSMNSTGSVLVNATTPAELWGSTMSDPRLFSIPATAPTASTPAASSPSATNVTAAANVTAAANVTAAAGATPVANVTTSAVTDTPGRPTGSAVEVTDHQKNTLPTKTQTRTKLDADITERRQSCGVYKDLDECRYKILPLQNSHGLHNPEPRTLYQCNCTTRLIQTLAEQRRPTNVHALLLGRVSQSCFLLQDCTADRTCTAVLVKAELPEPERSSGAEVEEQLHLQAVKLKVRRPNSSNGGSRARRTDGAVKLHKLCLRLSRPQTNKGRKHRQNSRQEAVRRPELV comes from the exons ATGACGCACATCGCTCCCGTCCTTACCGTGGTTTTAGCGTCATCACTCCTGACGTGGACGGGCGCAGAAGCCACGATCTTCTGCAGCTGGACTAAAGTTCTACCCAGTGAAGAAGTGCACGTCAGTTTTGTCCGGCAGGGCTCTTCATCTCTGCAGCTGTACCACGGCGTCTGGTCCGGCGGGGAGCGCGCCCTGCTCAGCTGCTCCCGGAGCGGCGACGTAGCGGTGATCCAGAGCTATTTGTCTCGGTGCCGGGAGCGCGCGCAGGGCTTTTCCGATCATCCCGATGGAACCGTGGATTTGAGCTCCATATTAGAGGATGAAGGCCAGTGCCTCTCTGTGGACTCCCCAGAGGTGGCGCGGCATGAGGGGCGCACAGGGAAGAGACTGATAAGGAGCGTCGCTGATCCACCTGCTCCTCACATGAGTGAAGGTCAGGATGAAAGCTCAGAGGTCAGGAGTCATCAGCGTGTGAAGCGCGGGTTCATTGTCCCCGGGACCCTGTGGTGCGGGTCTGGCAACAAGGCGCTATCATATGAGGATCTGG GGGTTTTTGGGGACACGGACAGCTGCTGCCGGGAACACGACCAGTGCAAACACACCATCCTGTCCTTTCACTCCGACTTCGGTGTCTTCAACACCAACATCTTCACCATGTCTCACTGTGACTGTGACAACAG GTTTCGCAGTTGCCTGATGGAAGCCAATGACAGCATATCGAGTGTGGTGGGATACACCTTCTTCAACCTGCTGAAGATGCACTGCTTCGAGTTCTCCCACCGACTGCAGTGCACACAGAGGAACTGGTTTGGGAT gtgtaaGGAGACTAAAATGGCTCTGTATGCTGAGGTCCACCCGCCCACGCAGTATGAGACCACCGGTGCCACAGAGGTCAGCATGAACAGCACCGGCTCCGTCCTCGTCAACGCCACCACCCCTGCAGAACTCTGGGGCAGCACCATGTCAGACCCACGGCTCTTCTCCATCCCCGCTACTGCACCCACAGCCTCCACCCCTGCAGCGAGTTCACCCTCTGCCACCAACGTCACTGCTGCCGCCAACGTCACTGCTGCCGCCAACGTCACTGCTGCCGCCGGCGCCACTCCTGTCGCCAACGTCACCACCTCAGCAGTCACCGACACACCAGGGAGACCCACGGGTTCAGCAGTGGAGGTCACAGACCACCAGAAGAACACGTTACCCACCAAAACCCAAACTCGGACAAAGCTGGATGCTGACATCACAG AGAGGCGACAGTCATGCGGCGTCTATAAGGATCTCGACGAGTGCAGGTACAAGATCCTTCCCCTGCAGAACAGTCACGGCCTCCACAACCCAGAGCCCAGGACGCTGTACCAGTGCAACTGCACCACCAG ATTAATCCAGACTTTGGCTGAACAGAGACGACCGACCAACGTTCACGCTCTTCTGCTGGGACGTGTGTCCCAATCCTGCTTCCTGCTACAGGACTGCACAGCAGACAGAAC CTGTACAGCAGTTCTGGTGAAAGCAGAGCTTCCTGAGCCGGAGCGCAGCAGCGGCgcagaggtggaggagcagCTCCATCTACAGGCAGTGAAGCTGAAGGTCAGGAGGCCGAACAGCAGCAACGGCGGCAGCAGAGCCAGACGAACAGATGGAGCCGTGAAGCTGCACAAACTGTGTCTCAGGCTGAGCCGGCCTCAAACCAACAAGGGCAGGAAACACCGACAGAATAGCCGACAGGAAGCTGTAAGACGACCAGAGCTGGTGTGA